TTATCAGGGCACCTGCAGCCTGCACAATTTCATCGGCACTTCTGTAATTTTCTTCCAGTCTGAAAAGCTTTGACTCAGGATAGGTTTTCTGAAAACGCAGGAAGTGGTTCACATTGCTGCCCCGGAATCCGTAGACAGCCTGCCAGTCATCTCCGACACAGAAGAGGTTGCCGTGCCCCAGAAGAAGCCTTGTAAGTTCTTCCTGAAGATTGTTGGAGTCCTGATACTCATCCACAAGAATAAACCGGAAAAGTTCCCTGTAATGGTCCCGGATATCCTTTTCATCCCGTAGCATGTCCCGTACTTTGAGAAGAATATTATCAAAATCCACGGCATTGATGGTTTTAAGGGTTTTCTCATACTGCCGGTAAACTTCTAAGGTCTGTACCCTTTCAATTTCTGGCAGGGTCTGGATAAATTCTTCAGGATTCCCGTGGTTTTTGGCCATGGATATTTTATATTGAAGCCGTGATGTTTCTTTTTTGTCTATGTTCAGCCGGACTGTTATTTCCTGTAGGGTTTTCTGCTGCTGGTATCCGGCAAGGATCTGTATAGGCGATGTATATCCGACTCTGTTTGCATGTTTTTTGAGAATCTGCAGGCAGGCGGAATGATAGGTGCGGACCCAGGGGAAGCTGTCTGAAGAAAGGCCTGTCTGCTGCACAAGTCTGGTTTTCATTTCTTCGGCAGCTTTATTGGTAAAGGTTATGGCAAGTATGTGATCCGGAGAAAAACCATTTTTCAGCAGATGGGCTATTTTGGCGGTGAGTGTGCGGGTTTTGCCGGAACCGGCTCCGGCAATGACAAGGGCAGGGGTATCCATGTGTACGATAGCATCCTGCTGGGCCTTGGAAAGATCCATGAAAATAAATCCTTATAAGTCTTTATAAAAGTTGGTGGCTTCGGGTTGCCGGGGGAGAGTACAGGATCAGGCCCCGAAAAAGGAAGTTATGGTAACAGTAGCAGGCTTTTCTGACAAGGCAGCAGCCGGGGAATTATACTCTGAATGCTCAGTCTGGTGGCATGTGAAAACCAGAAAAGTTCTAAAATGGCTTTTTTTGCCTTATGTTTTAATGGTGGCCGGTGTTTCAGAACTGGCCGTGCAGAGCATAAACAAAAAAAGAGGGGGGACAGGCCTGGATGGCTGTCCTCTCCCTCTTTGTTGGAAGATTTTTTAGATTGTTCAGACCTTGGAAACGTTTTTGGCGGCAGCCCCCCGGTCATTCTGTTCAATCTCAAAGTCTACACGTTCACCCTCTGCCAGGGTCCGGAAGCCCTGCATCATAATGGAAGAATGATGTACAAAAATGTCTCCTCCGGTGTCCTTTTCGATAAACCCATAACCCTTTTTGTCGCTGAACCACTTGACGGTACCTTCAGACTTTTCCAAAACACTTCCTCCTTTGAACACGGTTGTGGCAGATAATATAAATATTTGACATTGCCTGCCGGCCTCATATCGGTTCGTCGTGGACGTTCCGTTTTATTTGCAAATGCCGTATGGAAAGGAAGTCCATGGAGAAAAATCTTAAAGTCTGTGTGCAGTTAAAGCCATGGATACCGTCTGTTGTGCTGAAGTGCTGGATTGTTGTCTTCCCGGGCATTATACCTTCAGAAAAAGCATGTCTGATGATCCAGAATGTATGTGAAACTCAAATTTTTTTAAAGCTGTACTTTTTCTGAAATATTATAAGTTCAATTTTTTTACCATGCAACGCACCAGAAATGCAAGGACTTCTCAGGTATTTTTATAGTTTTTTAAAACTAAAACAGATGGAACAGGCAAGGCTGTCTGTGTTCTTTTATGTTGTGCAGCAATGCCTGTACCTTGTTATTTCTGATGTAGTCAGTCTTTATGCACTTTTTGACTGAAGCGCAGCGGAGACGGCATGGACCTGTTTTTCCATCTCCTCCCTTATGGAGTCTCTGGCTTCAGGGCTGTTTCCTTCAAAGCGCAGTACAAGGGCAGGCTGTGTGTTGGATGCCCGCACAAGGCCCCAGCCTTCATCGAAGAGCACTCTTGCACCGTCTATATCAATCACCTTGTGGGTTTTTTGATAGTGGGCGGTGATGGCCCGGACAATGTCAAACTTTATCTCATCTTCGCAGTCCACACGGATTTCAGGGGTGTTGAAGGTTTCAGGCACATCGGCCAGAAGGTCGTTGAGGCTTTTTTCCGTGGAGGAAAGGATTTCCAGAAGCCTGCATGTGGCATAGATCGCATCATCGTAGCCATAATAACGATCTGCGAAGAACATGTGTCCGCTCATTTCCCCTGCAAGAACGGCACCGGTTTCCTTCATTTTCTGTTTGATCAGAGAGTGACCGGTACGCCACATGATGGGCTTGCCACCTTTTGCTGCAATGTCATCGTACAGGGTTTGGGAACATTTGACTTCTGAAATGAAGGTGGCACCGGGGCTGGTTTTGATGATTTCCCTTGAAAAGAGAATCATGAGCTGATCTCCATGGAAAATACGGCCATCCGGCCCCACCACACCAATACGGTCCGCATCTCCGTCATAACCGATGCCCACATCTGCGCCCGTTTCCTTTACTGTACGGATAAGATCCGCAAGGTTTTCGGCAATGGTGGGGTCGGCTTCATGGTTGGGGAAAGAACCGTCCATATCACAGAAAAGGGGGATGACCTCGCATTCCAGAGCTTTAAGGAGGGGTAGGGCCACCACTCCGCCTGTGCCATTGCCCGCATCCACAACAACCTTCATGGGCTTTTTGATCTGAATATCCGTCCGGATTCGTTCCAGATAAGCGGGGATGGGATCTTTGGCTGAAATTTCTCCCGGTGTATCTGCCACGGAAAAGGCTTTTTCTGTGGTGATTTTTCGGATGGTCTGCAATTCTTCACCAAAAAGGGAAGCTCCGGCCATGGTGGTTTTAAAGCCATTGTATTCAGGAGGGTTATGGCTGGCTGTAACAATGATGCCCGCATCGGTTTTAAGGTGGTGGGTGGCAAAGTAAAGTACGGGTGTGGGGCAGATACCTATTTCCACCACATTTATACCTGTGGAAATAAGGCCCTCGACCAGAGCCTGCTGATAGGTATCGGAGGTGCTGCGGCAGTCCCGACCCACTGCAATGGTTTTGCAGGCATGGGCGGTCATGTGGGTTCCCATGGCTCTGCCTATGTCTTTGACATCATCCACGTTGAAATCTTTTTCTGCAATGCCTCTGATATCGTATTCCCTGAAAATACCGGGGTTCATGTCTGCTCCTTATGTTTTTTTGAATGTGGAAATCCGTTATTCCTTATCTGCATTCTTTTGTAACTGTTCAGCACATTTTTCTAGGAAATATTGTGCTTTAATTTCAAGGTCTTGGTTCCAGTAAGAGACAAGCTGGCTGTTTGTGAGTGACATTGCAATCGTTTCGGGTCAGAGCTTCGCAGGCCTGTGCGAAAGAAGCGGCAAACTGTCTGAGCCGCCACAAAGGCAGCGTGCTTAAGCTTGCCATGGTAATCAAAAAGCTTATCCTGCCTGTGACGGCGAGTTTTTGCCGCTTCCGTGCAGGGCAAGAAGCTCTAAGAATAAGATTGCGTCACGAACAAATGGTCCGGTTGTCTATGCACCTGATTAAAGGTATTCGATTTACCAAAGGAAAATTGTGCTGATTAATTACCATTCTTTTTTATCTGTTTCCTGCAGACAGGGATGGGGAATCATTTTTATCTTTAAATAAGATATTTCTGTTGCTTTTTGCCTTTTCCCGTCAGAAAAATCAAGGGTTTCAACTTTGGCTGTTTTCAGGGCGGATGATGGTACCCGTTTTTTTAGTGTCATAGCCTCCGAGCTTTTCAAGGGAGAGTTTAAATTCTTCCGAGGAAAGAATTTTTATCACAGCCTGTATCCGGGGTGTTTTTTCCAGTTCCGCAGGAAAGATAAGTTCATAGGTTTCAGGGGTAAGGGGCACAAAGTCAAGGCCTAAGGCTCCGGCAGCGGCGGCAATACCGAGTCCTGCATCGGCACTGCCCCCAAGAATTGCCGCAGCAACGGCCATGTGAGTGGTTTCCTCATTGTCATAGCCCCGGATGGTGTGGGTAGCAATACAGTTTTTCTGCAGTTCATAGTCCAGCAGAATGCGGGTGCCGGAGCCGGGCTGGCGGTTGATGAAGCGGATTTCAGTCCTTGTAAGATCCTGTACACCAAGGATTTCATGGGGGTTGCCCTTTGCCACAATAAAACCCTGAATTCGGACGGCAAGATGAAGGCGGCATACGGGAATATCCGGCAGTACCCGGCGGATGGCATTCTGGTTATAGCTGCCGTCTTCCGGGTCCAGCAGATGGGAGCCTGCCATGTGGCAGCTTCTGCTGCGGATGGCAAGGAGACCGCCCATGCTGCCCACGTGGCTGGATGAAAGGCGGATGCCCATGGGTTTCAGTTCATTGGCAAGCAGATCCAGGGCATTGTCATGGCTGCCCGTTACAAGGAGGGTGTTGTGGATTTCTTCCAGGGGGCGCAGCAGTTCAGCCATGGCTTCGGAACCTGCGGCCATGCCTTCGCTGTGGGCGGGTATACGGAGGATGGCATCGGCCTCTGTGATGGAGGTGATGCATCCGGCTCCCCTGGGAAGGGGGGCAGCTATAGTGCGTCCGTATACTTCCGCCAGTCTTACCCGGACAAATTCTTCAAGGCCGAGTTTTGAGGGAATGGCCTTTGATAAAAAAACAGGACAGCTGGGTCTGGGTATATCCCTGCGGCCCAGAATGCTGCGGATCAGGGGTTTGACCAGCTCTTCAAAGGCAAGGATGGCGGATACGGGGTAGCCGGGAATTCCGAATACGGGTTTTCCTGCCACTTTGCCCAGCACCACTGGTTTACCCGGCATCATGGTGATGCCATGGAAAAGAATTTCACCGATCTCTTCTAAGGCGAGGCGGGTAAAATCATGGGAACCCGCCGAAGATCCGCCCACGGTGAGGATGATATCCACATCTTTCCGGCTGGCTGCATCCTGAATGAATTTTGCCAGAAGGTGAATCTCATCATTTATGGGGGGAGCCGTAATCCAGCGGCCTCCGCAGGCTTCGCTGAGTTTTCCCAGTACATGGCTGTTGGATTCAATGACCTCTCCGGGTTTAAGGAGGGCAGGATCCCGTTTGGCGTCAACCAGTTCTGAGCCGGTGGGCAGAATGAGAACTCCGGGTTCTGCCAGCACCGGAACCTGCCGCACACCGGCCGAGAGCAGGGCACCGATGCAGTAGGGGGTGATCCCGTGGGTGGCGGGAAAGAGCATTTCCGTTGCCACAATGTCTTCTCCGATTTTTCTGACATGCTGCCATGGGAAGACCGGAGCTTCAATGCGCAGCCCCGTTTTTTCCGGTGTGACCTTTTCGATCATGACAACGGCATCACAGCCTTCCTGCAGAACCTGCCCCGTATTCACGGGAAAGGCATTTTTTTCTTCCTGAAGGAATACGGGACTCTGTTCCGAGGCATGGAAGGTTTCTTCTGCCCGGATGGCATATCCGTCCATGGCTGCCACATGAAAGGGAGGGGAGGAGACAGCAGCAAAAACAGCTTCCGCCAGCACCCGGCCTGTGGCCTCTGATGCATGAAGACTCTCATGTTTTTTTGTAATCTGGCCAAAGGTTTCAAGGGTAAGCTGTCTGGCCTGTTCCAAAGGAATCATGGAAAGGTAGATATTTCGCCGGGACATGATGGTGGCTCCTTGGGTGTGTGTCTTAAAGGGGATAAACGGTGACGGGGCTGTCCTTTAGCAGGCCTTCGGTATCTTTAGGGATACAGACAAGGCCTGAGGCTTCCACAAGGGTTCTTATCAGGCCTGCTTCACCGGGTACGGGTACAGCCACAGCCCCTTCGTTTCCTTCCTCAATGGCAACCCTTATATAATCCGCCCTGCCCATGACCGAAGCCATGTTGCGGGAGATGCGGGCGGAAAAGGGCCGTTCTTCCGGCCTCATTCCTTCTTCGCCGGTGATATGACGGATCAGGGGTTTGATTAGAATCTGAAAAATGACGGCAGCAGAGGCCGCATGTCCGGGAAGTCCCATGAGGGGTTTTTCTCCGCACCGGGCAATCAGGGTTGGCTTGCCCGGACGGACTGCCAGACCATGGGCCAGAATTTCCGTATTCTCAAGTCTGGCAATGGCACGGGGGGCAAAGTCCAGGGTGCCGACGGAAGATCCCCCTGACACAAGCACCATATCCGCCCGGTTCAGGGCTTCAGAGAGGGCCTTGTACAGGGCCATTTCATCATCTGCTACAATGGGCATTTCCAGAGCAATGGCTCCCTGCTCTTCAGCCATGGCTGACAGGGTCCGGGTATTGATATCCCGGATTTCTCCGGGCTTAAGGGGGCTTTCCGGAGGCCTTATTTCATCGCCTGTGGACAAAATGGCAATGACAGGCTGTCTGTACACCACTATCTCTGTGATGCCCGCTCCCGCCAGAAATCCCAGATCCTGGGGACGGAGCCTTTTTCCATGGGGCAGAAGCCTTTGTCCCGGACGGGCATCATCGCCCTGCCGGATTACATGGGTACCCGGTGCCACAGATCTGTGCACTTCCACAAGGCCTTCGTCTACGGGGCTTGTGTCTTCTATCATTATTACAGAGTCCGTACCTTCCGGAAGCATGGCGCCTGTGGCAATGGCGGCGGCTTCTCCCGGCCCAATGCAAAAGTCCGGGGCTTCTCCCATTTTGACCCTGCCTCTGATGATAAAAAGGGGAGAAGCACTTTCAGAAGCACCAAAGCTGTCCTTTGCCCTTAGGGCGAATCCGTCTCTGGTGGAGCGGCTGAAGGGGGGGACCGTTTCCTCTGAAAAGATATCTTCTGCGGCAATGCGGTGAAGACATCTGCATAGGGGAATTTTTTCTTTCTGCATCCGGGGAAAGCGGTGTATGAGCTTGAGGGCATCATCTAATGAAATAACGGAAAAGAAAGCATGGGTCATAAGGATCTCCGGAAAAGAGGGACATGGCAGTGCATATAAGGTGCTTTCGGGGGTGGATACCGGGATAAAGCATTTTTAATGCGGCAGGCACACCCTTATTTTTTTCTATACCCGGCAGCAAAAGTCAAGGTAAGTTCTGGGGAGCCTGTTAAGTTCGTCAGAAGCAGCTTACGCCCTGCTAAGGCGTCTTGTCATAGAGTAACTTGTTGCCATATTCAGAATCATTTTGAGCACAGACAGACAATGTGTTAATTTTTAAATATTTGAATTGAAAAAACTAAATGTAAGTTGTTCAGAAGAAGTTATGGTGTTTTAAATCATCTGTTTTTTTGAAAGGTCGGTTCCATGTCAGGTCCACAGTCCGCAGAACAGTCCCTTTTTTCCTTTGAATTTATCCTGTTAAGTTTCATTGCCTTTCTCGCCTTCTGCAACATCTCCATGTTTTACGGTTTCAATGCCTATCTGGAACATGCGGGCGTGCCTGCGGTGTGGCGCGGGGTACTGATCAGTCTGGAGCCCTTTACGGCCTTTGCCCTGAGGCCCCTTGTCAGCACTTTTATTTCTCCCCGTAACGGCATCAGAATCATGGGGTTGGGCTTGGTTATTCTGGCCCTTTCCCTTGGGGGATATGCCCTTGCTCAGGATATCCGCTATCTGGTTCTGGTGAGAATCTGCCATGGTCTGGGTTTTGTGCTGCTGGTTTCCGCAGTGATTCATGTGCTGGTGCTTTTGATTCCCAAAAAAAGAAGCGGTCAGGGTTTTGGGGTGTTTACGGTCATGACCCTTCTTCCCTATGCCCTGCTGCCGCCTCTGATGGAAAGGCTTCTGCCCTGGGCGGGAAGTGAGGTGAGGATTTACGTACTGGGTGCCCCCCTTTTTCTCGCAGCCCTCCTGCTTCTTCTTCCACTTTCTTCCCGTCTGAAGAAACGATGGGTGAGTCTGCCCGCTGAAGCCATGAAAAAGCCGGGATTTCAGGATATGGTTGCAGGCCTGAAGCATCCCGGCGTTCTCCCCCTTCTCTGGGTGAACTTTCTGGTTTTTACGGCAAGCACCATGGTCTTTTTTTACATGAAGGATCACCTTTTACGTCTGGGGGCTTCCAATCCGGGGCTTTTTTTCACCCTGACAACGGTGGCCACCCTTTTGGTGCGTATTTTTTGCGGAAAATTTATGGACGGCATCAACCGGGCCTGGATGCTGCTTTCTTTTCTCTGTCTTCTGGCCTTCAGTCTCTGCTTTTTTTCCCTTTCCACAGTGCCTGCCCTGGTTTTGGGTCTTGCCCTTTTCTACGGCATGGTCATCGGCTTTCTCATGCCCCAGCTCAATGCCTTCATGTTTGACATCTCCCCTGTGCATCTCAAAGGGATGAACAGCAATCTCATGCTTTTTGCCATGGACGGAGGCTTTTTCATGGGGCCGCTTCTGGCAGGAGTCCTCCTTGGAGCAGGCGTCTCCTATGCCGGTCTTTTTTCCCTTTTTGCCCTGCTTCCGGCCATGGGAATGTTCTGGATCTGGTCCATACGGCGGCTGGCGGCCCCATGAAAGTCAGGACAATCTCAGCTCCTGCGGGTGGCCTCCCTGTCCTTTAAGAGGGCAGCCAGAATATTTTCCGCCCGTTCTCCATACAGCTTTATGCCTTCAATGTTGGGTTCATGGAGAAGTTTCTGCATGAGAATGCCGTCTTCTCCGTACCAGCAGGGCAGGGCACCGCCAAGGAAATAGGCCTGATGGCGAAGAATCTCTAAGGCTGGAACCACCTCCGGCCTGCTGAGATCCAAAAAGACCTGAATCACGGTGCAGCCCTGATCCACAGCCTCTTTTTCCTTTTTTTTCAGGATATCCCCGAAATCTCCGCCCAGCTCAAGGAAGGTGAAACGGGCAATACCTGCGGATGCATAGATGCTTTCCGTGACCCTGCTTTTTGTATCCGTCAGGGGAGAAGATGTCGCAACAAAATCCCTTGAAAGAGTGAGGCCTTCATAGAAAGAGGGCAGGATGTCGGTATAGGCGGGATGGAGATGCACCCTGCGGTGTTCGTTATCCTTTATTTTAAAGCCGATCAGGGCCGAAACCCTTCCGGAACTGCTTTTTTCCTTGTCATAGGCATCTGCCGGCATGAGATCAATTTCTATGCCTGTGGAGATATAGCCCAGACGGATTCCCGCTTTATGCGTAAAAACATGGTTGCAGACCCCTTCTCCCCAGAGATTGTGCAGCCCCTTTTCCGGATAGATCCTGCTGTGGGCAAGGCCCATGGTTTTTCCCAGAATATCCTGATTGCGAAGCTCTTTCAGGACAATGCCCTGTCCCTCTTCGTAGAGATCTCTGTTGGGCGGGCCGGAGCGGTAAACGGCTGTCTGCCCCACCACCCGGCCATCAAGGATGGCCAGCACCCGAAAAAAATCCCCGGCTTCCTGGGCTGCAAAAATCGCTTCGGCATCATAAACACTGGCAACGGGGTAATGGTCGCCATACACGGCCCGGTAAAGCTCCACAACACCGGGGGCATCATCTTTTTGCATGAGACGAATCTGAAGATCCATGTTTTTTCCTTTCATGGAGTGGGGGATGGATGGGCGGATCTGCCGGAGGGTGGACAGGGGGAGCCGGAAAGTCTCTCTAGAAGGCAGAGGCTCTGGTAGGCTTCCGGTGTATCCATATCCTTTAGAATACCCGCATCCGGGCAGGGGATTTCAAGGGCATCGCTTGTTTCAAGAAATTTTCTGAGCCCGCCTTCGCCGGAAAAGGCAAGAAGGCCGGGGACCAGTTCCGCACGGAGCAGGGGCGGGTGGCCCCTTTCTCCCTGAAAAACGGGGATGAAGGTTTTTTTGTGGGGATGGGTTTCCATGGCATGCATCAGCGCCAGCAGGGTGGGGCAGGACACTAAGGGAATATCCACGGGATGGACAAAAAAGGCCTGCGTTTCCGGAGAAAGGGTTTCAAGACCCCTTTGCACCGAAGAAAACATCCCCCTTTCCGCTGCGGGATTGGGCAGGATGCGGGCTTCAAGGCTCAGCACCTGCAAGGCAGGGGTATTGTCTCCGCTTATCACGGTGATGGCATGGATATCTGCCTTTTTGTAGAGGCCAATGAGATGTTCCACGACAGTCCGGTTTCCGAAGGGAAGCCCTGCCTTGTCTTGGCCCATGCGGCTGGATTTTCCTGCGGCAAGGATAAGAACCGCACAGTCTCTTTTGGGATGGGGGCGGGTATTTTTCCTCACAGGCTTCCCTTCCTGCGAATGGCAATCATTTCCCCGAGAATGCTTACGGCAATTTCTCCCGGTGTCTGGGCTCCAATGGCAAGGCCCACGGGGCAGTGTACTCTGGCCAGAGCCTCATCCCCTAAACCTTTCTCCCGAAGCTTGGTAAAAAGGGCCTCACGCTTGCGGCGGCTGCCCACCATGCCGATGTAGCGGGCCTGGGTGTTTAAGGCCTGTTCCAGCACAACGTGGTCATGGCTGTGGCCATAGGTGGCAATGAGAATCCAGGTGGAAGGCGTAATGGAAAGCCCCTCCATGCAGCCCTCAAAACTTTCGATACTGTGGACGGGAACATTTTCAGGAAAGGAGATGCCCTCGAGGTAGTCTTTGCGGTCATCGAAGATGCCGGGGTCAAAGCCTGCGGCAAGGGCCATGGGACAGAGGGCCTGGGCGATGTGACCAGCTCCGAAGATCAGGAGGCTGGCCTGGGGTTCAAGGCGGATGAAAAAACTTAGCGATGAGGGAGGGGTGTTTTCTTCCATGGAGAAGCGCGTTTCTTCCAGAATGCGGATACGGCAGGGAAAAGCTTTGGATCTCTTTTCCACCTCTTCTTTTCTTTCATGGGAAAAAGAAACCTGAAAACCTGTGGCACGCCTTTCCCCCAGATCCTTCACAAGGTTTTCAAGAAGAAAAAGCTCCGGGCCTGCCCCTTTTTTCAGGGGAAGAAGGAGGAGAGAAGCACTGCCACCGCAGGGCATTCCGGCCATCTCCGGTGTGAGACGGGCTTCCATGTGCCGGGCTTTTCCTTCTTCCATTGCTTGTCTGGCCTGGGCCATGGCCTCCATTTCCAGTGCGCCGCCGCCCACACTGCCCTGTGTTTTCCCATCCCCTTTCACCAGCATGAGGGCTTTTTCATCGCCGGGCACAGAGCCTGTATGGGAGATGACGGCCACAAGGCAGGCGGGGGCTTTATCTTTAAGGATTTCCATGCAGGCACTGAGAATTTCCATGGCCGTCATGACTGCTCTCCTCTGCAATCAGAATCCCGGTACAGGATCAGCCTTTGCAGGAGACTGGCGCTCACTGTTTTTCTGTAGTCCGCACTGGCCCGGATATCGCTGATGGGCTGCACCGCTTTTCCGGCATAAAAGGCCGCTTCCTTGAGGCTTTCTTCCCGAAGGGGTTTTCCCACGAGGGCGGCTTCGGCTTCGGAAGAGCGGATGACCTTCGGCCCCACGCTGCCCCAGGCGAGACGGGCTTCCGCCACAAGGCCCTGTTCCATGCGGATGAGGGCGGCAAGGCTTGCCACGGCTATGGCCATGGCGTTGCGGTTGCCCACCTTTTCAAAGTGCTGGATGGGGGCGTTTTGGGGGATGGGAATCCGGATGCGGTGCAAAAGCTCACCGGGTAACAGTGCCGTACGGCCCGGACCTGTAATAAAGGCTTCCATGGAAAGGGTGTGCAGACCCGTTTCCGAAAGAAGATCCAGCCGGGCGTCGAGCAGGAAGAGGGCGGGCAGGGTATCGCCTGCAGGAGATGCTGTGCAGAGATTGCCCCCGAGGGTGGCCATGTTTCGGAGGGCAGGCCCGCCCACGGATGCGGCCCCCTGACAGAGCAGGGGCAGGTGCTGGCGGGTCAGGGGATGGCTTGCCACTTCCTTTAGGGTGCAGGCGGCTCCAATGGAGATCTCCTCTCCTTCTTTCAGGATATCTCCCATGCCCTCCATGCGTTCAAGGCCGATGAGGGGGGGCAGGGCTTTTTGCTTCTGACGCAGGGCCACCAGAAGATCCGTGCCGCCCGCCATGAACCGGGCTTCGGGATACGCCTTTACCATGGAAAGGAGCATCTCCTTTGTACGGGGAAAGAGAACGGGGTTCATGGCATCTCCTTTGGGGCTGTGAGGTTTTTTGCCGTATCTTCCACGGCATCGAGGATTTTCACATACCCTGTGCAGCGGCAGAGGTTCCCCGAAAGGCCTTTGCGGATGTCTTCCCGATCTGCTTCGGGATGCTTTCGCAGGAGGGCTAGAGCCGTCATTTCCATACCGGGAATGCAGTAGCCACACTGCACGGCTCCCTTTTCTTCAAAGGAGGTGATGAGCTTTTCTCCCACAGGATCTTTTTCAAGGCTTTCCACGGTTTCTATGTTGCGGCCTTCCAGCTGGGCCGCCAGCATGAGGCAGGAGAGCATGGGAAGGCCATCCACAAGGAGGGTGCAGGCCCCGCATTCACCGGTTCCGCAGCCTTCCTTGGTGCCTGTGAGTGGAAGGTCTTCCCGGAGAAGATCCACCACCCTGCGGCCGGGGGCGACGGACAGGGAAAGGGGACTGCCGTTCAGAAAAAAGGAGATGGGAGCGTTTTCAGGGGGTTTTGACATGGGAATATCTCCGGGAATATGGTTTTTATCTCTT
Above is a genomic segment from Desulfobotulus mexicanus containing:
- a CDS encoding phosphomannomutase/phosphoglucomutase, which translates into the protein MNPGIFREYDIRGIAEKDFNVDDVKDIGRAMGTHMTAHACKTIAVGRDCRSTSDTYQQALVEGLISTGINVVEIGICPTPVLYFATHHLKTDAGIIVTASHNPPEYNGFKTTMAGASLFGEELQTIRKITTEKAFSVADTPGEISAKDPIPAYLERIRTDIQIKKPMKVVVDAGNGTGGVVALPLLKALECEVIPLFCDMDGSFPNHEADPTIAENLADLIRTVKETGADVGIGYDGDADRIGVVGPDGRIFHGDQLMILFSREIIKTSPGATFISEVKCSQTLYDDIAAKGGKPIMWRTGHSLIKQKMKETGAVLAGEMSGHMFFADRYYGYDDAIYATCRLLEILSSTEKSLNDLLADVPETFNTPEIRVDCEDEIKFDIVRAITAHYQKTHKVIDIDGARVLFDEGWGLVRASNTQPALVLRFEGNSPEARDSIREEMEKQVHAVSAALQSKSA
- a CDS encoding XdhC family protein yields the protein MTAMEILSACMEILKDKAPACLVAVISHTGSVPGDEKALMLVKGDGKTQGSVGGGALEMEAMAQARQAMEEGKARHMEARLTPEMAGMPCGGSASLLLLPLKKGAGPELFLLENLVKDLGERRATGFQVSFSHERKEEVEKRSKAFPCRIRILEETRFSMEENTPPSSLSFFIRLEPQASLLIFGAGHIAQALCPMALAAGFDPGIFDDRKDYLEGISFPENVPVHSIESFEGCMEGLSITPSTWILIATYGHSHDHVVLEQALNTQARYIGMVGSRRKREALFTKLREKGLGDEALARVHCPVGLAIGAQTPGEIAVSILGEMIAIRRKGSL
- a CDS encoding cold shock domain-containing protein, encoding MEKSEGTVKWFSDKKGYGFIEKDTGGDIFVHHSSIMMQGFRTLAEGERVDFEIEQNDRGAAAKNVSKV
- the glp gene encoding gephyrin-like molybdotransferase Glp gives rise to the protein MTHAFFSVISLDDALKLIHRFPRMQKEKIPLCRCLHRIAAEDIFSEETVPPFSRSTRDGFALRAKDSFGASESASPLFIIRGRVKMGEAPDFCIGPGEAAAIATGAMLPEGTDSVIMIEDTSPVDEGLVEVHRSVAPGTHVIRQGDDARPGQRLLPHGKRLRPQDLGFLAGAGITEIVVYRQPVIAILSTGDEIRPPESPLKPGEIRDINTRTLSAMAEEQGAIALEMPIVADDEMALYKALSEALNRADMVLVSGGSSVGTLDFAPRAIARLENTEILAHGLAVRPGKPTLIARCGEKPLMGLPGHAASAAVIFQILIKPLIRHITGEEGMRPEERPFSARISRNMASVMGRADYIRVAIEEGNEGAVAVPVPGEAGLIRTLVEASGLVCIPKDTEGLLKDSPVTVYPL
- a CDS encoding GNAT family N-acetyltransferase produces the protein MDLQIRLMQKDDAPGVVELYRAVYGDHYPVASVYDAEAIFAAQEAGDFFRVLAILDGRVVGQTAVYRSGPPNRDLYEEGQGIVLKELRNQDILGKTMGLAHSRIYPEKGLHNLWGEGVCNHVFTHKAGIRLGYISTGIEIDLMPADAYDKEKSSSGRVSALIGFKIKDNEHRRVHLHPAYTDILPSFYEGLTLSRDFVATSSPLTDTKSRVTESIYASAGIARFTFLELGGDFGDILKKKEKEAVDQGCTVIQVFLDLSRPEVVPALEILRHQAYFLGGALPCWYGEDGILMQKLLHEPNIEGIKLYGERAENILAALLKDREATRRS
- a CDS encoding molybdopterin biosynthesis protein, which translates into the protein MSRRNIYLSMIPLEQARQLTLETFGQITKKHESLHASEATGRVLAEAVFAAVSSPPFHVAAMDGYAIRAEETFHASEQSPVFLQEEKNAFPVNTGQVLQEGCDAVVMIEKVTPEKTGLRIEAPVFPWQHVRKIGEDIVATEMLFPATHGITPYCIGALLSAGVRQVPVLAEPGVLILPTGSELVDAKRDPALLKPGEVIESNSHVLGKLSEACGGRWITAPPINDEIHLLAKFIQDAASRKDVDIILTVGGSSAGSHDFTRLALEEIGEILFHGITMMPGKPVVLGKVAGKPVFGIPGYPVSAILAFEELVKPLIRSILGRRDIPRPSCPVFLSKAIPSKLGLEEFVRVRLAEVYGRTIAAPLPRGAGCITSITEADAILRIPAHSEGMAAGSEAMAELLRPLEEIHNTLLVTGSHDNALDLLANELKPMGIRLSSSHVGSMGGLLAIRSRSCHMAGSHLLDPEDGSYNQNAIRRVLPDIPVCRLHLAVRIQGFIVAKGNPHEILGVQDLTRTEIRFINRQPGSGTRILLDYELQKNCIATHTIRGYDNEETTHMAVAAAILGGSADAGLGIAAAAGALGLDFVPLTPETYELIFPAELEKTPRIQAVIKILSSEEFKLSLEKLGGYDTKKTGTIIRPENSQS
- a CDS encoding MFS transporter: MSGPQSAEQSLFSFEFILLSFIAFLAFCNISMFYGFNAYLEHAGVPAVWRGVLISLEPFTAFALRPLVSTFISPRNGIRIMGLGLVILALSLGGYALAQDIRYLVLVRICHGLGFVLLVSAVIHVLVLLIPKKRSGQGFGVFTVMTLLPYALLPPLMERLLPWAGSEVRIYVLGAPLFLAALLLLLPLSSRLKKRWVSLPAEAMKKPGFQDMVAGLKHPGVLPLLWVNFLVFTASTMVFFYMKDHLLRLGASNPGLFFTLTTVATLLVRIFCGKFMDGINRAWMLLSFLCLLAFSLCFFSLSTVPALVLGLALFYGMVIGFLMPQLNAFMFDISPVHLKGMNSNLMLFAMDGGFFMGPLLAGVLLGAGVSYAGLFSLFALLPAMGMFWIWSIRRLAAP
- a CDS encoding nucleotidyltransferase family protein; protein product: MRKNTRPHPKRDCAVLILAAGKSSRMGQDKAGLPFGNRTVVEHLIGLYKKADIHAITVISGDNTPALQVLSLEARILPNPAAERGMFSSVQRGLETLSPETQAFFVHPVDIPLVSCPTLLALMHAMETHPHKKTFIPVFQGERGHPPLLRAELVPGLLAFSGEGGLRKFLETSDALEIPCPDAGILKDMDTPEAYQSLCLLERLSGSPCPPSGRSAHPSPTP